GCGCGTGGCCCTCGCCATCGCCGTCGTCGTCCATGACGGACCACAGGCCGGGCAGGTCGTGTCCGGGGGGCGGGTATCCGCGCACGATAAGGGCGGGGGCGGGAGGCGTCAAGCGGGCCAAGCCACCGGGAACCCGATCCGTCCCGCGACCGCGCCCGGCGGCTGTGCTATGATGCCGTCGTCCCGGATCCATCGTCAGTGATCGGATGATCGCCCATGTTCCGACGCGGTCGGCTTCGCACGGCGGACAGGCGCCCCGCACGCCGGGCGGCCGCCCTGCTGTGGGTGATCGCGATCCTGGCCGTCGCGGCCGGCGCCGCCGTCCTGATCGGCGGCCGCGATTCCTTCCCGATGCGCATCGCCGACGCCGCCGCGCGCCGCCTGCACCCCCCGCCCCCCGGACACGACCTACCCGGCCAGTGGTCCGTCATGGACGACGACGGCGATGGCGAGGGCCACGCGCTGAGCCGGGTCCAACGCGCCGCGGCCCGCAAGCTCCTGAGCCTCGGCTACGCGGCCGGCACCCGCCCGCCGCCGGCGCGATCCGGCACGACGCGGCACGACCCCGCCCGCAGCGGGCGCGAACTCATGTTCTTCGTGTCCGGCCACGCGCCCGAGGCGTTGCTGATCACGCGCGCGGGCGAGGTGCGGCACCGCTGGCACTGCGACTACCGCGACGTGGCGGCCACCGGCCCGGACGCCTTCCTGCCCCCGGGCCGCAACAACGCCACCGGCTGCTGGCGGCGGGCCCACCTCTTTCCCGACGGCGGCATCCTCGCGATCTACGAGGGGCACGGCCTGGTCCGGCTGGACCGGGATTCGCGCCTGCTCTGGGCCTACCCCGGCCACTGCCACCACGACCTGCACGTGGACGACGACGGCCGCATCTGGGTGCTGACGCGCGAGGCGGAACTCGCGCCGCGCTTCGGCGGCGACGTGCCCGCGCTGCTGGACTACTTCACGGTGCTGAGTCCCGAGGGGAAGTTCGAGCGGCGGATCCCGCTGCTCGCCGCCCTGGAGTCGTCGCCGTTCGCTTCGCTGCTGGACGCGGCGCCGGCCGGCGGCGACGTCTTCCACACCAACACCCTGGAGCGTCTGGACGGCTCCCTCGCCCACCTGTCGCCGCTCTTCGCCCGGGGGAACATCCTGACCTCGATCCGCGAACTGAACGCCCTGGCCATCCTCGAC
This genomic window from bacterium contains:
- a CDS encoding arylsulfotransferase family protein — encoded protein: MFRRGRLRTADRRPARRAAALLWVIAILAVAAGAAVLIGGRDSFPMRIADAAARRLHPPPPGHDLPGQWSVMDDDGDGEGHALSRVQRAAARKLLSLGYAAGTRPPPARSGTTRHDPARSGRELMFFVSGHAPEALLITRAGEVRHRWHCDYRDVAATGPDAFLPPGRNNATGCWRRAHLFPDGGILAIYEGHGLVRLDRDSRLLWAYPGHCHHDLHVDDDGRIWVLTREAELAPRFGGDVPALLDYFTVLSPEGKFERRIPLLAALESSPFASLLDAAPAGGDVFHTNTLERLDGSLAHLSPLFARGNILTSIRELNALAILDPRRGTVVWALTGPWVKQHQPTLLPTGRLLLFDNLGRGGRSQVLEVDPLTREIVWRYADGPDHRLFSATCGSAQRLPGGNTLIVESDNGRALEVTPDGVIVWEYRNEQRAGEHGELIAAILDMVALPEGFPVGWLDEGGVRAAGARSR